DNA sequence from the Deltaproteobacteria bacterium genome:
ATAAAAAGTTGAAGATAAAGAAGGAGGAGACGGTTAAACCAATTGAAGCATTGCCTCAAGCTAGTGAGCAAAGCTCATCTGTTGGTGGCGCGGCGAGCAGTGGTAAATCTAAGGAACAGCCCAAAGTTAGTCGGGAAAATTTATGAGCAGGGCCCATTTTTTTGTAGTTGTGGCGTTGCTTTCGATTAGCGGATTGGCGCTTTTTTTCTATAAAGCATTAGTTTTGGATTTTCCACTTCAGCCAGATGTCACTGCGCCATTGTGGAATATAGAGGCGCGCGTAACTTTTATTGGGCGGAATCGGCCCATAAAAGTTTCGCTGCATATACCTCGTAGCTCCATGCGAGCGGTCGTTATGGATGAAAGCTTTATATCGTCTGGCTATGGGCTTACTACGACAGCTGAATCGCCGAATCGCACGGCTACTTGGTCGATTCGCAAGGCATACGGCAGGCAGAATTTATATTACAAAGCAGTGCTGCGGGAGCTATCGGTGGATTCTGTTCAAGGACAATCTGCCCGAGATCCGCTAATTAGCGAACATCAGTTTGAGGGAGCAGAACTGGCGGCTGCGCAAGCTTGGATTGCAGATGCCACGTCGCACTCGGCAGATACCGACGGATTGGTATTAGCAATATTGAGAGGGATTAACGAAAAAGAGAAAGCTGATTACGTGAAGTTGCTGCTTGGGCGAAAGGTTAGCGATGAGGATAAGTCTAATCTAGTCGTTAAAGTTCTAGCACAGGGTGGAGTGGCGGCGCGAACGGTGCATGGGATTCGCTTGGTAGAAGATGTGCGAGATGCTCCTATCTTGCACTGGATTGAGGTGTTTAATAAAGTTGAAAGAACCTGGGATGCTTATGACATTACGTCGTCGCAAAAGGGAGTTCCGGAGGACTATTTCCCATGGTGGCGCAATGACGAGCTCTTGGTAAACATTTCTGGTGGGAGCGACTTGTCGGTCGATTTGGCAGTGGGAAGAAATCAAGAGCTTGCGATTACATCGGCGATGGAGGCTAGCAAGTTTAGCAATCGCTTTTTGTTGGATTTCTCGCTGTTTAGCTTGCCGATTCAAATTCAATACGTCTATCGCATATTGGTAATGATTCCGCTCGGTGCATTGGTGATAGTTGTAATTAGAAACATGGTTGGCCTAGTTACATTCGGGACTTTTATGCCTGTGCTAATAGCACTCGCGTTTAGAGAGACGGAG
Encoded proteins:
- a CDS encoding inactive transglutaminase family protein; this encodes MSRAHFFVVVALLSISGLALFFYKALVLDFPLQPDVTAPLWNIEARVTFIGRNRPIKVSLHIPRSSMRAVVMDESFISSGYGLTTTAESPNRTATWSIRKAYGRQNLYYKAVLRELSVDSVQGQSARDPLISEHQFEGAELAAAQAWIADATSHSADTDGLVLAILRGINEKEKADYVKLLLGRKVSDEDKSNLVVKVLAQGGVAARTVHGIRLVEDVRDAPILHWIEVFNKVERTWDAYDITSSQKGVPEDYFPWWRNDELLVNISGGSDLSVDLAVGRNQELAITSAMEASKFSNRFLLDFSLFSLPIQIQYVYRILVMIPLGALVIVVIRNMVGLVTFGTFMPVLIALAFRETELLWGIALFVLVVSLGLAIRFYLEHLKLLLVPRLAAVLSVVILLMIVLSIITHRLELDRGLSIALFPMVIITMTIERMSIIWEEQGGRKALTNGVGSLIAASLCYLVMSYELLEHIFFVFPELLLVVLAINILVGRYTGYRLFELFRFKAFAEQEV